A stretch of DNA from Polyodon spathula isolate WHYD16114869_AA chromosome 4, ASM1765450v1, whole genome shotgun sequence:
ATTAAGCCAGATATGTCGAAAAAGTCTTAATTTGATCACCTTGgtgaaaattactttaaaactAGTTGCTTCTgcagttgccagaaaaaaaagccttttgttttATGGGCTTTGAGTAGAAAAGTACAAAAACAGATGAATTGTGTCAGTTCAATTTGATACCATAAAGCACTACTGTTTCTCATTGTTTACAGTCAACATGTGCAAaagttaaccctcctgtcaggaACACCTACTACAGttatttgtttcatttctgtgtttgtaTCAGAAGTGGCATTCAGATGAAAAGTAGAATTAATGAGTCACACAaaactctctctgtctctctctctcacacaccaccTTTCGGTGCCTCCTCAAGATACACCAGTTCAGACAGcgtctgtaaacctcacaactatactggactatatgacaCCCAATTGTATCaatacttgcatcatcttgtacttgcacttaactgctccacactttgttGTATTCTACTACTTCTctcaataataattatattttctattttgtactTGATTTTAGCCTTAAAGGTATCCTTATTCACgtgttttgtaatttttgaaatcgttcttatccatttactgtacttactACTTGTTCtcaatggaatttactcttataaccaattctttttatgtttaattgctcTTAgtcataacaccgtgtaacaatttttttttttttttttttgttcctgggtagtaagttttatttcctaattgctaatgcctcaaaagtatagaaaatggctattattccccacaaactttgcttttgtgaccaggacaggtaaatttcaaaatatcactatttccaatgagaaaacgggagcttttgtgtcttttcgttcacataaagtcagaaaaaaacaacatatgaatccaaattaacatgtatttatactaagtaatacaaaaatgactacaaaagatttagaagtgagtagtttttcgagatttacgattatactgtaaatttagaagtgagtagtttttcgagatttacgattatactgtaaatttagaagtgagtagtttttcgagatttacgattatactgtaaatttacagtataatcgtaaatctcgaaaaactgctcactactaaatcttttgtagtcatttttgtattacttagtataaatacatgttaatttggattcatatgttgtttttttctgactttatgtgaacgaaaagacacaaaagctcccgttttctcattggaaatagtgatattttgaaatttacctgtcctggtcacaaaagcaaagtttgtggggaataatagccattttctatacttttgaggcataagcaattaggaaataacacttactacccaggaacacaaattgtgttacatagtgtaatcgctctcaaatgtaattatttactatatatttttttattttctctcatttgaatttgctcttactacTGATTGTAAACTTCTATTATCTGTAATATagttctataataataataataataataatatattgtcaAATTGTCTCTCCTGTTTTTCAGGCTCAGACGGCCTATGAATCTAGCCCACCAATGCCAGCTGCACTGCCTGAATCTTCTAATACTGTCCCTGCTGAGGCTGATGGTGGTAAACtagaattgtttaattaattatgaaTTGAATTCATTAATGTAAATCATGTATGCTTCTGATGGCCAACAAATATTCAGATGTAGTTATTTCATTATCTATATATTTTCCAGGATGTATTGAACTGTTTTATGCTGGAGCAACGCTTAAAACATCAGTAACACTCTTGTATGGCATTTGCACTGGTTGCTTTTAAACTGTACTTGGGGCATAATAACAGCAAACATATTCCAATACAGTATTGTGTTATGTAAAGTTCAGGTATTGTCTTTCATTATGCCAAAGCCTTTAGTCTCATATTCTCTATATGTTTTATAGGCCTTTACCCAAAGCTGTATCCTGAACTCTCTCAGTTCATGGGCCTAAACCTCAATGAAGAAGAAATACAGCATAATCTCTCAGTGCTTCCTGTAGCAGATTGTGCCGGGGTATGTTTCTGCCCTTAAAAGTAGTATATAATATGGTAGCTACTGTAATACAAGAtattaagtattttatttgtgttataaacTTGTTGACCTTGTCATGTAActtttgttacaattgatttaaaataatttatattgttttgcatgCATAATTTGAAAGTGCAAATCAAGATTAACAATACAACTCAAATTACTTTGTTGAATGTTTTCTGGTATCTTCTACTTTATTAAACACTTAATAATGGTACATTTTTTCcatctttcattttaaagcaaataGCTACAAGACCTTCTGCATTAAATTACATGACTGCACCAATATCGGGAAATGATTTTGGAATCCGTAGAGCAGAAATCAGGCAGGGTATTCGTGAAGTAATTCTCTGCAAAGACATGGATGGAAAGATAGGATTACGACTAAAGTCTATTGATAACGTGAGTAACCTTGGCATCAgtccagatttttttatttatgtatttcaacaACATGGAAacaagggttttatttatttattttttcttcctcccATCAACACATTTGCAGTATGTGAATTtactttagaacataagaacataaaagttTGAGAACGAGAAACTCACAAAATCatctagttgtttttgtttttaattgttcccAGTGTTTGTGTAAAAaagcttcctaccttctgttctaaacttacttttactcagcttccatttatgccctcttgttcttctctctgtgctaaatttgtagtagtgtcttgggttaactttatcataccatttataattttatagacttcagtcaagtcccttctttcttttttctaggctgaagagattgaattattttaatcTGTCCTTTATATCagtaagtcctgggatcagcctagatGCTATTTTCTGTACCTTTGGGTgcaattgtgtattgttttttgtagtgaggtgaccaaaactgcacactgtattctaggtggggtctaactagggcattgtataatcttagtagaacctctctagacttgtattccactctttttgcaatatagcctaacaTTCTGTTGGCCTTTTTAATATTTCACCACATTGAGATACTTTTAATTGCTCTACTATAACCCCCCAagatccttttcaaagtcctCGTTCACTATTTCCATCCCACCAATATGCAAAGTGAATGCAATATTGAAACAGTTCTCTGTTCTACAGGGTGTTTTTGTACAACTTGTACAAGCCAATTCCCCGGCTTCCCTTGGTGGCATGCGCTTTGGAGACCAGGTGCTTCAGATCAATGGCGAGAACTGTGCTGGGTGGAGTACTGACAAAGCCCACAAAGTGCTCAAGCAAGCTGCTGCAGGAAGGATTGTGTTCATTGTTCGGGACAGGTAGAATTCTCAGCTTTCATTATTCATACACTCATACACAGTTACTCAGCTGAAATATTCATTGCTTAGCTTTCCTCTTCTCTTTCTGGCAGACCCTTTGAACGCACCGTCACTATGCACAAAGACAGTAATGGACATCTGGGCTTTGTTTTCAAAAAGGGAAAGATAACCTTCATCGTGAAGGACAGCTCTGCAGCACGAAATGGGCTTCTGACTGAGCATAACATTTGTGAAGTTAATGGGCAAAATGTAATTGGAATTAAGGTAATAAAATGTCAGTCTTTAGTATTTTTAATTACAAGTTTCAGCACTTTCATATGTATAAATCTTTTAAGATGGAGGTTAGGGGTGATAATATTTTAGCGTTTCAACGTTCGCAAACAGTTACAATTTTTCCTACATTTTGCAATATTTACACCGTTTTTACAACTgactttttgttaaaaaaaaataatacaattactaaTGTTACGACAGCAAAAATTACTGTACATGTAGGAACACTGAAGTTAACCtccagttatttatttgaagcttttttttgtttttgtggtaaaTGCTTTATGTTTTAGTGTTTACCTATTAAGTGTACAGTGCAGGCCAATTCAGTTAAATGCTGTACACATACAGCTGTAAACACAAATGCATGTTGTAGTTATTAATACAGTAGTGCTGAAGAGGTTGTTATGGTGGATTTTGTGATTGCATATAAACATTCCCAATGTGTTAAACTTTAAACGAGACGTAACACCTCCAATGGAGGCATTTTTAGTTGTAGagtattttacactttatttCAACTACATACTGTTATTGGTAAATGTAAGTATCTATTGCAGATTTGCACAAGAAAAGATACTAAAGTAAACTGAATTTACTCAGCATCAAACAATTCAGAAagcacattacttttttttttttctttgctaggCTTTGCTAGAATTGTTGGGATTCATGCTGTTTTCTGAAGTGGGGCCGTTTCTGTGTTGTCCTGCCTGGCATTTAgcccagatttatttttaagtatgtcTTTTTAACTGCGTTtgcttaatttgtgtttttataggaCCCTCAGATCTCCGACATTCTAAATTCTGCTGAGAGTGTCATAACAATAACTGTAATGCCTTCATTCATCTGTGAACACATGATGAAAAAGTAagtttggatttttattttatttataagcaAGCATGACAGACTCATGCATTATTGATTTTGCCCACATCCCAGATTCTCAAGGTTATAGTTGGTAACTTTTTAAACTAGAGGTGGGCAACGATATAAACATTTTATATCGATGTcatgcatgtatttcaatatCGATAATAACAAAGActtccaaaacaaagaaaaatgtaatcgcacatttgcaatgtatacatgTTACAGATAcagaggatactgaatgatcattCATGGTATACAGTTTTTATTCACTGCAGGAGGATGTCCCATTAAGTCATGTGCCCCAACAGGGCAGAGTGGTTTATGTACAGACATACTCTTAAGGAGATTAAAAACCGTATGCTCTGCCTATTTGTGTGGCCTGTGCTAAACAAATTGCTGTGAAAACAAGGAACACCACCAGTTTATTTGTACGTCTTAGAGAACACCACCCAGAAAGTTAGGCAGCTGCAAAAGAACATGGAAACGACTGGCAAACTTttcagcaatataaaatatattaaattcatatttatCAAGTTTAGTTTTTGCATTTAAACTGCTGATACCGTCACTAGCTGTGCTTGTGTGCTATGTATCTAAGGTTGGATCTTTTGAAAAATCTGatgcattataattattgttaatgttactttatatatatatatatatatatatatatatatatatatatatatatatatatatatatatatatatatatttacatcagCACCACTAGTGGTGATCATTTTACTGAAGGGTAAAAAACTAATTagtgaaatgtttaattttaaggtttaaaaataatataattaaaatgacgTGTTTTCCTTCATGGTGTTTTTCTGAAACCTGGACATATACTAAATATTTTTAGTACATTACTTTAGGTCATAGTCTTTATTTAGACAGGGGTATTTTTCTAGTGTGTATTTGCTATGCAACTATTAGTATTTTTTAGGCTCCTAATAAAAAACTGTTTACTGGTTTGGTATTACAGTATATAATCCATTTATGAGTGAAAAAACTCATTATTGGTACTGTTAAAAGTTAAGTGTACAATAAAAGTAAATCAGATTTTGTCAGTCATTCACTTGCACATCAGaacatttatatctaaataaatatcatttaaaacacttttaTATCGAAgtaaaaagataatttaaaacactttaaaactaaGTGAGTTGTACCTGTTAACTTGATTTATAGTAAATTATTTCAAACCAGTTACACAAATAGAAAAACTGCCATTTTGTAATgctaaaaaatatgtaaactaatttaaatatcgTATCGTAGATATCGAAATTTTAGTAATAGAATAAAAGTGGTTCAATAGTCAAACTGTAATTTTGATATCGTGGCAACCCTACTGTTACCCACTCCAGTGAGATAACAGAAATATATCCCACGCTATATACATCCACTCCTGTGGTATAAAATTTACATTTGAGAAGCAATAACTCATTTTAACTTAATGGAGCTTTGCTTTATAAATacccatggagaaaaacaaggtctatTATATTTTACTATTCCGTCATTAGCCacctcaaaaacaaaatatttccatacttCACTGCACACTTCTAGCCATTggaagtaataaataaatgcatataaatgCTGGCTCACAACATCtgtaaaagtattaagtacggtgtcatgccgacttttgcattattttgagatgtgtttttaggtctaaaaagtacatctcatttgtAATAccaaaagtttacatttaaaccactgatgaataaattaataatagcGTAAGTAATCGCATGGACAAAATTCAGTGAAATGCTGACGAAATGTAAAATTCGGCACGACGCTGGCAACACTTTACAGATGGCCAATAGTGCTAAACTTAAAGCAGGATTCTATTAGTGTT
This window harbors:
- the LOC121314388 gene encoding syntenin-1 produces the protein MSLYPSLEDMKVDKFIQAQTAYESSPPMPAALPESSNTVPAEADGGLYPKLYPELSQFMGLNLNEEEIQHNLSVLPVADCAGQIATRPSALNYMTAPISGNDFGIRRAEIRQGIREVILCKDMDGKIGLRLKSIDNGVFVQLVQANSPASLGGMRFGDQVLQINGENCAGWSTDKAHKVLKQAAAGRIVFIVRDRPFERTVTMHKDSNGHLGFVFKKGKITFIVKDSSAARNGLLTEHNICEVNGQNVIGIKDPQISDILNSAESVITITVMPSFICEHMMKKMSSSIVKSLMDHSVPEV